In Bombus terrestris chromosome 6, iyBomTerr1.2, whole genome shotgun sequence, a single window of DNA contains:
- the LOC100647446 gene encoding metabotropic glutamate receptor-like protein R, with amino-acid sequence MYVCKSITIPSIHRKRSFVNKIISLTEKLSDETVFSRLIHNKYSCNTTQNFNTMNDIYTFMGKNSNMENNNVYYKMQKHDIKRHIGTFEKNSKDKGRRDDNQKGDINMIDSSSSIRNKVKQVQDNIRKHKKSEKVRLDKQKKKYSKIEYYTCDLNSSTPIALQQSEQKNKVMQKTVQNFKPYIRRKAEELKDKLLEYQFHIIKIQSNYTTEDIVTLQDANHTVFIFNSIMSKLKEELSQLQEELKDSYIEWIRIINSCNRTVSNEQNKLAINSNDLKIVESEASSENSSCNEIFSTNAYKKRSSNINKSSEKNIWERNKNTILQQNIKHGKNNEISSNTMGTNIINTKQTSNQTGNNNDTLQSGQNPSSTSNKLKDTNATKVLGTYFTVGKKSTNYTLNKNSSSQNITDTLKQLGGHERVLAQKEPITKKRRLTDYDSDISNKHGIVSLYSSRHMRTQDIKQINKVIHVSEDTYSEDSGSLIFEPIPFNNLEVLTPRSDSNERDTFRSNKISNFNIHLKAKSNHDSQIVSKKPVALLNTNNSKGKYWVESIQDKMFNINGSSVNQIEPNMDKKLQMICRVVLHKYVQ; translated from the exons atgtatgtatgtaaatctATTACTATACCTTCCATTCACAG GAAAAGAAGTTttgtaaacaaaattatttcattgaCAGAGAAACTTAGCGATGAGACAGTTTTTAGTAggttaatacataataaatattcatgtaatacaacacaaaattttaatacaatgaatgatatatatactttcatgggaaaaaattcaaatatggaaaataataatgtatattataagaTGCAAAAACATGACATTAAAAGACACATAGGCACATTTGAAAAAAATAGTAAGGATAAAGGAAGAAGAGATGATAATCAAAAAGGTGATATAAATATGATTGATAGTAGTAGCAGCATAAGGAATAAAGTAAAACAAGTTCAAGATAATATAAGAAAACAcaaaaaaagtgaaaaagtgAGACttgataaacaaaaaaaaaagtatagtaaaatagaatattatacTTGTGATTTAAATTCATCCACACCCATTGCTCTGCAGCAAAGTGAACAGAAAAATAAAGTGATGCAGAAGACTGTTCAAAATTTTAAACCTTATATTAGAAGAAAAGCAGAAGAGCTAAAAGATAAACTTTTAGAATATCAGTTCCACATAATTAAGATACAATCAAACTATACTACAGAAGATATAGTAACATTGCAGGATGCTAATCATACAGTATTCATTTTCAATAGTATTATGAGCAAATTAAAAGAGGAACTATCTCAACTACAAGAAGAATTAAAAGATTCTTATATTGAGTGGATTAGGATCATTAATAGTTGTAATCGTACTGTTTCAAATGAACAGAATAAATTGGCTATTAATAGTAATGATCTGAAAATAGTAGAAAGTGAAGCAAGTTCGGAAAATAGCAGTtgcaatgaaatattttcaacaaatgCTTATAAAAAACGATCATCAAACATAAATAAAAGTTCAGAGAAGAACATTTgggagagaaataaaaatactataCTTCAGCAGAATATTAAACATGGTAAGAATAATGAAATATCATCAAACACGATGGGTACTAACATCATAAATACAAAGCAGACCTCAAACCAAACTGGTAACAACAATGATACTTTACAAAGTGGACAAAATCCATCATCTACGtccaataaattaaaagatactAACGCAACTAAAGTACTTGGAACATATTTTACAGTGGGAAAAAAAAGTACAAATTacacgttaaataaaaattcatcaaGTCAAAATATTACAGATACATTGAAGCAATTAGGTGGTCATGAACGAGTTTTAGCTCAAAAGGAGCCAATAACAAAGAAAAGACGGTTAACAGATTATGACAGTGATATAAGTAATAAGCATGGCATAGTGTCTTTGTATAGTTCAAGACATATGCGTACACAAGACATTAAACAGATAAATAAGGTGATACATGTAAGTGAAGACACATATTCTGAGGACTCTGGAAGTTTAATTTTTGAACCTATCCCATTCAATAATTTAGAAGTTCTAACACCAAGATCTGATTCAAATGAAAGAGATACCTTCCGATCTAACAAAAtatctaattttaatatacatttaaaagCTAAAAGTAACCATGATTCTCAAATTGTATCGAAAAAACCTGTAGCTCTTTTAAACACAAACAATTCAAAAGGGAAGTATTGGGTAGAATCCATTCAagataaaatgtttaatataaacgGAAGTTCAGTAAATCAAATTGAACCTAATATGGATAAAAAGTTACAAATGATATGCCGAGTGGTACTACATAAATACGTACAGTAA